The Monodelphis domestica isolate mMonDom1 chromosome 7, mMonDom1.pri, whole genome shotgun sequence genome window below encodes:
- the SLC46A2 gene encoding thymic stromal cotransporter homolog: MDQASRKSCPETGMMRTWIEPVVASAQVAASFYDAGLLLVVKNYYNLSSFSNHTNTSTPRGASEDAQQKAISNFYIIYNLVVGLTPLLSAYGLGWLSDRYNRKISICVPLLGYLLSRLLLLLKILLDWPVEVMYGAAALAGLSGGFTAFWSGVMALGSLSSSKGRRSVRLIIIDLILGLAGFCGSIASGHLFNLLRVGNRQGVVLAVSSVGCATFAFLYSLFVLKVPEPEVKPSKAFGVVDTVSGTIGTYRTLDPDHPEKRGGVVELPSLGKGEPRKAIIALLFAGAIIYDLAVVGTVDVMPLFVLREPLSWNHVQVGYGMAAGYTIFITSFLGVLVFSRCCRDTTMIMIGMVSFGAGSLLLTFVKETYMFYIARAVMLFALIPITTIRSALSKLIKGSSYGKVFVILQLALALTGVVTSTAFNEIYQLTMDKFTGFCFALSSFLAFLSIIPIGVVACKQGEIAEK, encoded by the exons ATGGACCAGGCCTCAAGGAAGAGTTGTCCGGAGACAGGCATGATGAGGACCTGGATTGAGCCAGTGGTGGCCTCGGCCCAGGTGGCAGCTTCTTTCTATGATGCGGGGCTGCTGCTGGTGGTCAAGAACTACTACAACCTTTCCAGTTTCTCCAACCACACCAACACCTCCACCCCCAGAGGGGCCAGCGAGGATGCTCAGCAGAAAGCCATCTCCAACTTCTACATCATCTACAACCTGGTGGTGGGTCTCACCCCGCTGCTCTCCGCCTATGGGCTGGGGTGGCTCAGCGACCGCTACAACCGCAAAATCTCCATCTGCGTGCCCCTCTTGGGCTACCTCCTCTCCCGCCTCCTCCTCTTGCTGAAGATCCTATTGGACTGGCCCGTGGAAGTGATGTATGGGGCGGCAGCCCTGGCAGGACTGTCCGGGGGCTTCACGGCGTTCTGGTCTGGTGTCATGGCCCTGGGCTCGCTGAGCTCCTCCAAGGGCCGGCGCTCCGTGAGGCTTATCATCATTGACTTGATCTTGGGGCTGGCAGGCTTCTGCGGGAGCATCGCTTCCGGGCACCTTTTCAATTTGCTTCGAGTGGGCAACCGGCAAGGCGTCGTCCTTGCCGTGTCGAGCGTGGGCTGCGCCACCTTTGCTTTCCTCTATAGTCTCTTTGTCCTCAAAGTCCCCGAGCCCGAGGTGAAGCCCAGCAAAGCCTTCGGTGTGGTGGACACGGTCTCTGGGACCATAGGCACCTATCGCACCCTGGACCCTGACCACccagagaagaggggaggggtggtggagcTGCCTTCCCTGGGGAAGGGAGAGCCCCGAAAAGCTATCATTGCTCTGCTCTTTGCAGGGGCCATCATTTACGACTTGGCCGTGGTGGGCACAGTGGATGTCATGCCGCTTTTTGTGTTGAGGGAGCCACTGAGCTGGAACCACGTACAAGTGGGCTACGGGATGGCCGCGGGCTACACCATCTTCATCACCAGCTTCTTGGGAGTCCTGGTCTTTTCTAGGTGCTGCCGGGACACCACCATGATCATGATAGGGATGGTCTCCTTTGGAGCTGGCTCTCTCCTCCTGACCTTTGTGAAGGAAACCTACATGTTCTACATCG CCCGGGCTGTCATGCTGTTTGCTCTCATCCCCATAACCACCATCCGATCAGCACTGTCCAAGCTCATAAAGGGATCTTCATACG GAAAGGTGTTTGTGATTCTGCAGCTGGCACTGGCCCTCACCGGGGTGGTGACATCCACGGCATTCAATGAAATCTATCAGCTCACCATGGATAAGTTCACTGGCTTTTGCTTTGCCCTCTcatccttccttgccttcctgagCATCATCCCCATTGG CGTCGTGGCCTGCAAGCAAGGAGAGATCGCTGAGAAGTGA